The Streptomyces racemochromogenes DNA segment GGAGCTGAACGAGCTGCTGGCCGACAACGCCACGAAGCCGGAGTTCGCGACCGCCTTCTACGGGAACCTCGGCCCCAGCGGCGCGCTCCGCTTCTTCGGCACCATGGCCACCGACACCCACTCCTACGGCAGGCTCGACGAGCAGCGCCTGACGGACGTCCAGGAACTCCAGAAGAACCTCGGCCTCAACCTGGCCACCGCCACCCGCTCCACGACCGAGCCGCACCTGCCCGACGGCTACGCACAGGAGCTGCGCAGGCTCGGCACCCAGCAGATCCCCGTCGGGCGGTACGAGCAGAACCCGCCGTTCGGGTACCAGCTGCTGGGCGGCATCATGCGGTACGGGAACTACGACCCCCGGTTCCTGGTTCCGATCGCCGACCACGCCACCCAGATCCACGCCAAGGACCCCGGCTTCTTCGACCGGGGCCGCCAGCTGGGCGCCGGCTACGGCAGGAACCTGCTGAACCCCTCGGGGGTCAACGGCGCCGGCTACGACCCCGTCGTCGGCTTCCTGGAGGCCCTGGGACACAGCCCGGCCGCCGCGGCCGAGTTCTTCGACACGGACCGGAACCGCCCCGCCTACACCACCGACGGGCGCGTGCGGTCCGGCGCCCCCGACCTCGGCAGGGACGCCACGGGTGGGCGCGTCGAGCACTACCTCGACTTCTTCGCCGCCGAGGGGTACCGCTCCACGATCGACACGGGAAGCACCAGGCCGCAGGACCTGGAGAGGGCCCGCTCGTACATGCCCGACGCCCTCGGTCACGCCCTGGAGGCGGCCGCCCTCGGCCACGCCTGGGACGACCCCGCGCCCGCACTCGAGCGGACCGGGGCCGGAGCGCGGGTCATGGAGGCCGCCGTGCTGAAGTACGGCGGCGACGCCGGGCTGCTCAAGCACCACGAGGCACTCGTCGACAGCCTGGGCCGCATGACCGCCGGGTACATCGACGACGTCAACCAGGCGGTGGACGGCAAGGAGAAGGCGAGCGTCTTCGCACCGCGAGCCGACGACGGGCACAAGCACGCGAACCTGAACCGGGCGTCCGCCCGGGACCTGCTCGCCGCCCTCGCCCAGCACCCCGACGCCTACGCCACCGTGTCCACCGCCGAACGGGTCTACTCCGCGAGCGTCCTGGAGAGCCGGGCGGCGCAGGGCGGCACGATCGACGAGGGCCGGGCCCGGACGGTGGTCCGTACCGGGGCCGAGGTCCAGGGCATCCTCGACGAGTCCCGCGCCGAGCAGGTCCGGGCGGCCGGCGAGAAGGAGAACGAGGCGTACGAGAAGGCGCACGAGCGGAGCTCGCACTGGGCGGAGTTCGGCACCACCGCCGCGATCGCCGCCGGTGCGGCCTTCCTGCCGGCCACGGCCGCCGTGGCGGGCGCGGCGGCGGTCGTCGTCCCGCTGGCCGTGGACACCGGCAGCGGTGCCGTGGAGCAGGCCGTCTCGGGCGTCATCGGGGAGTGGTCGGACGAGACCAAGGACAAGCACAAGGACGAGGTCGACGGCCGGACGCACGCCTCCAACAAGGCGATGTTCCAGGCGGGTGAGCACAACGCCGAGGCGCCCATGAGGCAGTTCGTGGCGCGCCACGGCATCGACCCCGACGGCGACTTCGGCAACGACCTCGTCGAGTCGGTGCGGGTCGGGTACGTGTCCGGGAACACCATCGCGCGGCAGCAGGGCCACGAGGCGCAGGCGAAGGAAGCCACGTGAGTCCGGGGCGCGCACGGACGCGCCGTCGGCATTCCTGGCCGTGGGGCCGGTCGTGTGCCCGTGGAGTGGCGGCCGCGGGCCGTCGCGCTGGACTCGCACACCTCATCGATGGGGCGCAGCCTGGAGTGAGGGGCTTCTGTTTCCTGGACGGGAACACCGCGAAAGGGGAACCACATGCGCATTCGACGAATCCTCGCTGCCGTCGCCGCCGCGACGGCCCTCTCCGGCATCGGCCTCACGGGCGCGGCCACGGCCGCCACCGCTCAGGGCGCACCATCCGCCGTCACCGTCGTCACTCCGTCCCAGTGCAGGGAGGGCGGCGGGACCCCCGCGATCAACGACGCGGGTGACTACTGCCAGGGCGGCACGTATGACGGGGAGAAGGTCGACTGAGCCCCGCCCGCGAAGCGCCCGCCGGAGGCGGACGAAGGAACGGGAGGCACCCCGTGCGGGGTGCCTCCCATCCGTTCTGCCTGGTCAGGGGCAGTGGAAGCCGTGACCGGAATCGAACCGGCGTAACCCGCTTTGCAGGCGAGTCCCTCAACCACTCGGGCACACGGCTGTGTGGTGATGAGGTGGTGCGGTGGTGCGTGGTGACGAGTACGAACGTACGGGGGCCCGTGCGGCGGGGGAAGGGCGGCGCGGCGTCTGCAATGTGACTGCCATGCCGCGTTCACACGGGCTCGCGGACCTAGGTCGCGCGGCCGAGGCGGGATCGGTCGAAATGACAGGGGCGAGAGTGGCCCTTGGAACTTACTCTGGGGCGATGAGCGCCCTTGAACCCGGGATATCCGAGACCACCGTCGCCGCCCCGCCGCCGCAGGGCGGCATTCTCGGGCCGGCGTACCGGACGCTCAGCGTCGGGATCATCTCCGTGATCTTCCTCATCGCCTTCGAGGCCACCGCCGTCGGGACGGCGATGCCCGTCGCCGCGCGGGAGCTGGACGGGATCGGGCTCTACGCCTTCGGGTTCTCCGCGTACTTCACCACCAGCCTCTTCGCCATGGTGCTGTCCGGGCAGTGGGCCGACCGGCAGGGGCCGCTGCGGCCGCTGACGGTGGGGATCGGGGCGTTCGCCGCCGGGCTGGTGTGTTCCGGGACCGCGCAGCTGATGGGGGTGTTCGTCCTCGGGCGGGCGGTGCAGGGGTTCGGCGGCGGGCTGGTGATCGTCGCCCTGTACGTGGTGGTCAGCCGGGCCTACGAGGAGCGGCTGCGGCCCGCGATCATGGCGGCCTTCGCGGCGAGCTGGGTGGTGCCGTCGATCGTCGGGCCGCTGGCGGCGGGGACGGTCACCGAGCGCCTCGGCTGGCGGTGGGTGTTCCTCGGGATCCCCGCGCTGGTCGTCGTACCGCTGATCGTGGCGCTGCCGGCGATCCGGCGCACCGCGTCCGGGCCGGTGGACCCGGCCGCGCCGGTCGCGTTCGACCGGCGGCGGATCCGGCTGGCGCTCGGGATCTCGCTGGGCGCCGGGCTGCTCCAGTACGCCGCCCAGGACCTGCGGTGGCTGTCGCTGCTGCCCGGCCTCGCGGGCGCGGCCCTGCTGGTGCCGGCGGTGCTGGGGCTGCTGCCGCGCGGCACGTACCGGGCGCGGCGCGGGCTGCCGTCGGTGGTGCTGCTGCGCGGGGTGGCGGCGGGGGCGTTCATCGGGGCGGAGAGCTTCGTGCCGCTGATGCTGGTCACCCAGCGCGGCCTGAGCCCGACGTGGGCGGGCTTCTCGCTGGCGCTGGGCGGGGTGACGTGGGCGCTGGGGTCGTGGGTGCAGTCGCAGGGCCGGACGGCGCCCTACCGGGAGCGGCTGATGGTCGCCGGGATGGTGATGGTGGCGGTGGCCATCGCGGGGGCCCCGGCGGTGCTGGTCGAGGCGGTGCCGGTGTGGACGCTGGCGCTGGCCTGGGCGGTGGGCTCGCTCGGCATGGGGCTGGTGATCGGCTCGACGAGCGTGCTGCTGCTCAAGCTGTCCGCGCCGGAGGAGGCGGGGGCGAACTCCGCCGCGCTGCAGATCTCGGACGCGCTGGCGAACGTGGTGCTGCTGGCGGCCGGGGGCGCGGCGTTCGCCGCACTGGGCGGCGGGGCGGTGGGCGCGGGGCACGACGCCGCCGCCTCGGCGTCCGGGGCCGCGGCCTCGCACCCGGCGGCGTTCCTGGTGGTGTTCCTCCCGATGGCCTGCGTGGCCCTGGCCGGCGCCTGGGTCGCAACCCGCCTGGACCCACCCCACCCGCCTGCGCACCCCGCGGTCGCCTGACCCGGTCCCGCTGGACCGCACCCTGCGGGCGCCTGACCCCGACCCCGCCGGAACCCGGACCCTGCGGGCGCCTGAACCGGCCGCGCCGGAAGCCGCACCCTGCGGGCGCCTGAGGCCGGTTCCGCCGTGCCTGGGCTTGGCCCCGTCGGGCCTGACCCCAGCCCCGCCGGCCCTGAGCCCGGTCCCGCGGCCTGGGGCCGACGCCGCGGGGACGTGCGGCTGCGCCTGCCGGGGCCTGGCCCCGCCTCCGCCGAGGGCCGGGCCGTCCGTCGGATCCTGAGCCCCCCGCCGGGGGCTGGGCACGGGACGCCGCAGCGGTGCCCGGGGGCGCGGAAAAGGGGTGGGGGGCTGTCGGCCCCGCTGGTTACGCTGCGCTCGTGGACGTGAACGCGCTGACCCTTCCGATCTCCGACGCCGAGCGCGCCGAGCTGGCCGATCTCGCCGACGCCACCGACTCGACCCCCGAGGCCCTGGCCCTGGAGGCCGTACGGGCGTACCTGCGCCGGGAGCGCGAGCGGGTCGGGGCACAGGCCGCGCGGCTGGCGGTGCGGCATGCCGGGCTGCTGGAGAGGCTCGGGCAGTGAGCGCCGCCGCCCCGGTCCGGCACCTGACCCTCGCCGAGGTCCTGGACCTCGCCCGGCACGCCTGCCTGGCCCGGGAGCAGCCCGTGGAGCTGCGGGCTCCCGGGCTGCTGGAGTCGGCCGTGCACCGGCCCCGCGCCCGCATGTTCGGGACGCCGGCCTACGAGGACCCGTACGAGCAGGCCGCCGCGCTGCTGCACGGCATCGCCGTGAACCACCCCCTCGTCGACGGGAACAAGCGCACGGCCTGGCTCGCCGCGGCCACTTTCCTCGCCGTGAACGGGGTGGACCTCGCGGACGCCGATCAGGACCGTGCGTACGGCCTGGTCGTGGACGTCGCGGCCGGGCGGGAGGCCGATCTCGCCTCGATCGCCCGGCGGTTGCGCTCGCTGTGACGCGTGCGCGGCGGAGGGTGTCCGGCCGGTGTGACCCTCGCCGCACCCGCCGAGGTCACGGGCCTGTCCCTCCGCGGGGGGCGGGCGCGCGCCGGTAAGGTGGCCCGGTTGTCCTACGTACGACCACCACGTCGGCGGGGACGGCCACGACTGCCACGACCGCCGAGAGCAACGAACCGGAGACCGTGACTACTACCGCCTCCCACCACCTCTCACCCGCCTTCCCCGGCCGTGCCCCCTGGGGTACCGCCAGCAAGCTGCGAGCCTGGCAGCAGGGGGCGCTCGACAAGTACGTCCAGACCCAGCCGCGGGACTTCCTCGCGGTCGCCACCCCCGGCGCCGGCAAGACCACCTTCGCGCTCACGCTGGCCTCCTGGCTGCTGCACCACCACGTGGTGCAGCAGGTGACCGTGGTCGCGCCGACCGAGCACCTGAAGAAGCAGTGGGCGGAAGCCGCCGCCCGCATAGGCATCCGGCTCGACCCCGAGTACTCGGCCGGGCCGCTGAGCAAGGACTACCACGGCGTCGCCGTCACCTACGCGGGCGTCGGCGTGCGCCCGATGCTGCACCGCAACCGCTGCGAGCAGCGCAAGACGCTGGTGATCCTCGACGAGATCCACCACGCCGGCGACTCGAAGTCCTGGGGCGAGGCCTGTCTGGAGGCCTTCGACCCGGCGACCCGGCGCCTGGCCCTGACCGGCACGCCCTTCCGGTCCGACACCAACCCGATCCCCTTCGTCACGTACGAGGAGGGGAACGACGGGATCCGGCGGTCCTCCGCCGACTACACCTACGGCTACGGCAACGCCCTCGGCGACGGCGTCGTCCGCCCCGTGATCTTCCTGTCCTACAGCGGCAACATGCGCTGGCGCACCAAGGCCGGCGACGAGATCGAGGCCCGCCTCGGCGAGCCGATGACCAAGGACGCCATCTCGCAGGCCTGGCGCACGGCCCTGGACCCGCGCGGCGACTGGATGCCGAACGTGCTGCGTGCCGCCGACCAGCGCCTGACGGAGGTCAGGAAGGGCATCCCGGACGCCGGCGGGCTCGTCATCGCCGCCGATCAGGACGCGGCGCGCGCGTACGCGAAGCTGATCCGGGAGATCACGGGCACGAAGGCGACCCTCGTGCTCTCCGACGACGCGGGCGCCTCGAAGAACATCGACACCTTCAGCGGGAACGACGACCGCTGGATGGTCGCGGTCCGCATGGTGTCCGAGGGCGTCGACGTACCGCGCCTCGCGGTGGGCGTGTACGCGACGACGATCTCGACGCCGCTGTTCTTCGCGCAGGCCGTCGGCCGCTTCGTACGATCGCGCAGGCGCGGCGAGACGGCGTCCGTGTTCCTTCCGACGATCCCCTACCTCCTCGGCTTCGCCAACGAGATGGAGGTCGAGCGCGACCACGTCCTGGACCGGCCGAAGAAGGCGGGCGAGGACGACGACCCGTACGCCGAGTCCGAGAAGGAGATGGAGGAGGCGAACCGGCAGGAGGACGAGGACACCGGCGAGGACGAGCAGATGTCCTTCGAGGCCCTCGAGTCCGACGCCGTCTTCGACCGGGTGCTGTACGACGGCGCCGAGTTCGGCATGCAGGCGCACCCGGGCAGCGAGGAGGAGCAGGACTACCTCGGCATCCCGGGTCTGCTGGAGCCGGACCAGGTGCAGCTGCTGCTGCAGAAGCGGCAGTCCCGGCAGATCGCGCACAGCCGCCGCAAGCCCGACTCCGAGGCGGACCTGCTGGAGCTGCCGGCCGACCGGCGGCCGGTGGTCTCGCACAAGGAGCTGCTGGAGCTGCGGAAGTCGCTGAACACGATGGTGGGCGCGTACGTCCACCAGAGCGGGAAACCGCACGGGGTGATCCACACGGAGCTGCGCCGGGTGTGCGGCGGGCCGCCGAGCGCGGAGGCGACGGCGGGGCAGCTGAAGGAGCGGATCAAGAAGGTGCAGGAGTGGGCCACCCGGATGCGGTGAGCCGCTGCTCCTGAGGATGCGGAAACGGGGTCCGTGCGCGGTGCGCACGGACCCCGTTCTCGTGGAGCCCGGGTCAGTTGGTGACGCGGCGACGACGGCCGGTGCCGGCGACCAGGGCCGCACCCATGGCGAGCGCGACACCGCCGGCGCCGAGCGCCCAGCTGGTGGCGGCGTCCGCACCGGTCTCGGCGAGCTCGCCGCCGGTGTTGGTGCTGCCGCCGGTGTTGCCGGAGCCGGTGTTGGTGTCGACGATCGGCGTGGTGGTGCCGCCGCCGTTCGGCTTGGTGTTGTTGTTGCCGCCGGTGTTGCCGCCGGTGTTGCCACCGTTGTTGTGGCCACCCGTGTTGCCGCCGGTGTTGCCACCGCCGGTGGAGCCCCGGACGATCTTCGACGTGTAGAACTGCGCGTCGGACGCGAATTCCTCGTCGACGTTGTTGCTGCCGCCGGCGACGACGAACTCGATGCTGCCGAGCGGAGCGTCCTTGCTGAACTTCATGCGCAGCTTGACCGTGAAGACCTCGTCCTCGTCGACGTAGCTGTCGAAGACGGTGCCGGCGGTCTGGCCCGACGGGTCCTTGTCGGCCGCGACCCACTTCGTGCCGTTGTAGATCTGGATGTCGAGGTGCTTGGCGTGCAGCGTGTCGTTGTCGTTGCCACCGAGAACGGCGAAGCCGTAGTCCTTGAAGCCCTGGATGCCGCGGTTGTCGACCTTCAGGGTGACCTCGGTCCAGTCGCCGCCGGCCTTGAAGCCGCCGGCCGGGAGGCCGCTCAGGCCCAGCTTCGGGCCCTCCTTGTACTCGTCCGCGTCCTCGACCTGCGGAGCCGGGGCCGGCTTGGAGGCCGGCTTCTCGGCGGCGGGCTTGGCCGGGGCCGGAGCCGGGGCCGGCTTCTCCGCGGCGGGCTTCGCCGGGGTCTCGGCGGCCGGCTTCGCGTCCTTCGCCGGGGTCTCGGCGGCGGGCGCGGCGTCGTCCTTCGGCGCGGCGTCGGGCGTCGTGACGGCCGGGGTCTGGGCCTCGTCCGCCATGGCGGGCGTGGCCATGAGGACCGTCGGACCGACGACAGCGGCAGCGGCCACGACGGCCATGCGCTTCAGCTTCACTGTTGCTTCTCTCCCCTTGTATGCGTGCCGGGGTACGTTGCACCCCGCCCCCCCAACATCTTTTTGAACACGATCAGCCTAAGCGCCGTGTAAACCGGATTTCGGTCAGGGGACATTACGAATCGATACAGCCCCGTGCAGAAAACGTCTTAAACCGGCAGTAGGCGCCCGGATTCTGGACGAGGCCTTTCGCTCAGCGGACTCGCTCGCTACTGTCCCCGCATCGAACGCCCCGTGGCAGCGCCGCCGCGGGAGCGCAGCCGGTGCCTTGGCCGCCACCGGCGGCCTCTCCGTGCGTCGCCGAGGGACCGGCAGCGCTGCACCGTGTGAGAGTCACCGCCGCCCACCGATCACAGAGGGAGAGGCGTCGTGACCGCGGAAACCTCCCAGACTCTCGACAGAGGGCTGAGAGTCCTCAAGCTGCTCGCCGACACCGACCACGGTCTGACCGTCACCGAGCTCTCCAACCGCCTCGGTGTCAACCGCACCGTCGTCTACCGCCTGCTCGCCACGCTGGAGCAGCACGCCCTGGTCCGCCGCGACCTCGGCGGCCGGGCCCGCGTCGGGCTCGGCGTGCTGCGCCTGGGCCGGCAGGTCCACCCGCTCGTGCGCGAGGCGGCGCTGCCCGCCCTGCGCTCCCTCGCCGAGGACATAGGGGCCACCGCGCACCTGACCCTCGTCGACGGCACCGAGGCCCTCGCCGTGGCCGTCGTGGAGCCCACCTGGACCGACTACCACGTCGCCTACCGGGCCGGCTTCCGCCACCCGCTGGACCGCGGCGCGGCCGGCCGGGCCATCCTGGCCGCCCGCCAGGGCTCCCTCATCGAGCCCGGCTACACCCTGACCCACGGCGAGCTGGAGGCGGGCGCCAGCGGCGCCGCCGCACCGCTCGTCGGCATCACCGGACTGGAGGGCAGCGTCGGCGTCGTGATGCTGGCCGACGCCGTCCCGGAGCGGGTCGGGCCCCGCGTGGTGGACGCGGCCCGCGAGGTCGCCGACGCCCTGCGCTGACCGGCGCGGACTCGGGCGGCGCGGGCCGGGCCGCCCGGGTCGGTAGATTGGCCGGGTGCTCTCTCGCCTCACACGTCTGCCGCGTCCCGCCGCCCTGGCCGTCTGCGCCGCGCCCGTCCTCGGGCTGTTCGCCGTCGCGGCCCTCGCGCCGCTGCCCTTCGTGGTGGCCGTGCCGGGCCCCACGGCCGACGTACTGGGCTCCGACCAGGGCAAGCCGGTGATCACCGTCACCGGCGCCCCGGTGCGGGACACCAAGGGCCAGCTCCGGATGACCACCATCCGGGCCACCGGCCCCTCCTCGACGATGAAGCTGCCCGAGCTGATCGGCCACTGGTTCAAGACGGACCAGGCCGTCATGCCCCGGGAGTCGGTGTATCCCTCGGGCGGAAGCGACAAGCAGATCGAGGAGCACAACCTGGAGGAAATGGCCCAGTCGCAGTCGGCCGCCGCGGCCGCCGCCCTCGGCTTCCTCAAGAAGGACCCCAAGGACATCAAGGTCCAGCTCAACCTCGCCGACGTCGGCGGCCCGAGCGCCGGACTCCTCTTCACCCTGGGCATCGTCGACAAGCTCGACGGCGACGGCAGCGGCGGCGAACTCACCGGCGGCCGCAGCATCGCCGGTACGGGCACCATCACCGCCGACGGCACGGTCGGCGCCGTCGGCGGGGTGGGCCTGAAGACCCAGGCCGCGCGCCGCGACGGGGCGACCGTGTTCCTGGTGCCGAAGGCGGAGTGCTCGGACGCGAAGTCCGACCTCCCCGAGGGCCTGCGGCTGGTCCCCGTCACTTCGCTGACGGACGCGGTGGGCTCGCTGCGGGCGCTGAACCGGAACGGGGACGTTC contains these protein-coding regions:
- a CDS encoding MFS transporter, with the protein product MSALEPGISETTVAAPPPQGGILGPAYRTLSVGIISVIFLIAFEATAVGTAMPVAARELDGIGLYAFGFSAYFTTSLFAMVLSGQWADRQGPLRPLTVGIGAFAAGLVCSGTAQLMGVFVLGRAVQGFGGGLVIVALYVVVSRAYEERLRPAIMAAFAASWVVPSIVGPLAAGTVTERLGWRWVFLGIPALVVVPLIVALPAIRRTASGPVDPAAPVAFDRRRIRLALGISLGAGLLQYAAQDLRWLSLLPGLAGAALLVPAVLGLLPRGTYRARRGLPSVVLLRGVAAGAFIGAESFVPLMLVTQRGLSPTWAGFSLALGGVTWALGSWVQSQGRTAPYRERLMVAGMVMVAVAIAGAPAVLVEAVPVWTLALAWAVGSLGMGLVIGSTSVLLLKLSAPEEAGANSAALQISDALANVVLLAAGGAAFAALGGGAVGAGHDAAASASGAAASHPAAFLVVFLPMACVALAGAWVATRLDPPHPPAHPAVA
- a CDS encoding type II toxin-antitoxin system death-on-curing family toxin, with product MSAAAPVRHLTLAEVLDLARHACLAREQPVELRAPGLLESAVHRPRARMFGTPAYEDPYEQAAALLHGIAVNHPLVDGNKRTAWLAAATFLAVNGVDLADADQDRAYGLVVDVAAGREADLASIARRLRSL
- a CDS encoding DEAD/DEAH box helicase, which encodes MTTTASHHLSPAFPGRAPWGTASKLRAWQQGALDKYVQTQPRDFLAVATPGAGKTTFALTLASWLLHHHVVQQVTVVAPTEHLKKQWAEAAARIGIRLDPEYSAGPLSKDYHGVAVTYAGVGVRPMLHRNRCEQRKTLVILDEIHHAGDSKSWGEACLEAFDPATRRLALTGTPFRSDTNPIPFVTYEEGNDGIRRSSADYTYGYGNALGDGVVRPVIFLSYSGNMRWRTKAGDEIEARLGEPMTKDAISQAWRTALDPRGDWMPNVLRAADQRLTEVRKGIPDAGGLVIAADQDAARAYAKLIREITGTKATLVLSDDAGASKNIDTFSGNDDRWMVAVRMVSEGVDVPRLAVGVYATTISTPLFFAQAVGRFVRSRRRGETASVFLPTIPYLLGFANEMEVERDHVLDRPKKAGEDDDPYAESEKEMEEANRQEDEDTGEDEQMSFEALESDAVFDRVLYDGAEFGMQAHPGSEEEQDYLGIPGLLEPDQVQLLLQKRQSRQIAHSRRKPDSEADLLELPADRRPVVSHKELLELRKSLNTMVGAYVHQSGKPHGVIHTELRRVCGGPPSAEATAGQLKERIKKVQEWATRMR
- a CDS encoding IclR family transcriptional regulator, whose protein sequence is MTAETSQTLDRGLRVLKLLADTDHGLTVTELSNRLGVNRTVVYRLLATLEQHALVRRDLGGRARVGLGVLRLGRQVHPLVREAALPALRSLAEDIGATAHLTLVDGTEALAVAVVEPTWTDYHVAYRAGFRHPLDRGAAGRAILAARQGSLIEPGYTLTHGELEAGASGAAAPLVGITGLEGSVGVVMLADAVPERVGPRVVDAAREVADALR
- a CDS encoding S16 family serine protease gives rise to the protein MLSRLTRLPRPAALAVCAAPVLGLFAVAALAPLPFVVAVPGPTADVLGSDQGKPVITVTGAPVRDTKGQLRMTTIRATGPSSTMKLPELIGHWFKTDQAVMPRESVYPSGGSDKQIEEHNLEEMAQSQSAAAAAALGFLKKDPKDIKVQLNLADVGGPSAGLLFTLGIVDKLDGDGSGGELTGGRSIAGTGTITADGTVGAVGGVGLKTQAARRDGATVFLVPKAECSDAKSDLPEGLRLVPVTSLTDAVGSLRALNRNGDVPSC